The DNA region CATACCTCAACAAGCTCAACTACAGGAGGACAGACCACGAGGACTCCAACATCAAGAAAACAGCGTTCAGTATTAACATGGCCAAGCCAAGCCCTAATTCCCCAGAAGAGAACAATGGCCCTATTTATGCCTATGAAAACCTCAGTGAATGTGAGGAAGCTCCACACAGTGCTGCTCACTTCAGGTTTTACAGGACAGAAGGAGACCGGTATGACTACAACACTGTTCCCTTCAGTGAAGATGACCTCATGAGCTGGACCGATGACTACCTGGCGTGGTGGCCCAAGCCCATGGAATTTAGAGCCTGCTATATTAAGGTAAAAATAAATGGACCCCAGGAAGTGAATGTAAGATCTCGTAACATGGGTGGGACACACCCACGCACCATTGGCAAGCTCTACGGCATCAGGGACGTGCGCAGCATCCGCGACCCCCGGCAGCGGGACGTGTCGACAGCCTGCCTGGAGTTCAAGTGCAGCGGGATGCTCTTCGACCAGGACCGCGTGGACCGCACGCTCGTCAAAGTGGTCCCACAAGGCAACTGCCGCCGAGTGAGCGTCAACAGCATGCTCCACGAGTACCTGGTGAACCACCTCCCCATGGCCACCAACAACGACACCAGCGAGTACACAATGCTGGCACCTCTTGACCCACTGGGACACAACTATGGCATCTACACAGTCACTGATCAAGACCCGAGGATTGCTAAGGAAATTGCCCTGGGTAGGTGTTTTGATGGCACATCTGATGGCACATCCAGAATCATGAAGAGCGATGTTGGCGTTGGGTTGACTTTCACCTGTACAGAGAGGAGCACAACAGAGCAAAGTGTCTACCAATCTCAGAGGAATTTGGGCCCACAGTCTCGGAGGGACTCAGCCCAGCAGTCTCCAAGGAACGTGGGCCAGCAGTCTCCGAGGGACTCAGGCCAGCAGTCTCCAAGGGACTCAGGCCAGCAGTCCATCCTGAttctgccagggcagagccccgtGTACCAGAGGCCGCCGGCAAGCCGCCGAAACAACCAAGCCAGGATCCCAATGACAGGTCAACGTCCCACCTACTAGAGCTGTATAGGAACATTGGTAAAGTCACTCTTGCtcaattaaatataatttgaaagTAACATCAACCCGCTAAGTAACGTAATTGAAAGCTGGTAGGTGTCATTATTTAAGAGACATAATTaaggtgcctttttttttccccaccagaAAAGAAAGACGTAAGGCCAGAACTGGGGGCCAGCAGAGGCAGTGAGTTTGTGTCTTATTAAATGTATCCataaaaatctcctttctgCCTGACATTAAACAGCTTCACATGATAGCCTAAAGGGAAGACTAAACACATGGTTCAATTAAGTCATGTACATAAAACATTCTTCTGTTCTGCATCTGCAGACTTTGCCAGCCCAAGTACCTGTACAGTAGTTGGTAACATGAAAAGGAATAAACTGATTTCCTCATACTGAATTCAACTGCAAGGTTTCGTACTTGAAAtgtaagtattttatttatttctagcTTGTTTTAGAATGACTGTATTCAAGTTAAACTACTGGCAGCTGCATTTCTAAGAACTCACATGCTCAATAGCACAGAGAAGCCATGTGGATTTGTAGGCTCCACGTAGATATGGCTAGAGTTTTCTCTTGCTTCTTGCATTATTTGACAAGAAAATCCATGCTCTATGATAGGGTAgattaataaaaaaagtaattttgtaacTTCAACAACGTGTGTCACTTTTGTGTTTGAAATGCCCAAGTAAATAAACCACATGTACAGCTGACCTGCAGGATTTCATCATTCTGTTCACCAACAGGTCACAACTTTATCAGTGTGAGACTGATCCTGGATATGGATGAGGGGTTTTGTGGGTGCCTggttctcctgcagctccagggttTGGCCATGGCATGCTGCAGTCAGGGAATCTCTCCCCAGCTTGACATGTGGAGAGTCAGCAATGGTTCTGGGAGAATCAGAGCAGCAGGTCTGGGCAGGGATGAATTAAGGAGTGGCACAAGATGGAGGCAAAAGAGGGTGGGAATTCATGCATTAAGGATGTTAGGAAACCAGGCAATGTAGAGCAGTGCAGGGTGGAGATATGGAGAAGACAGGCTTCCCTCCACACTCAGCAGCAGTGACCACAAGAAGCTGCTCTTAGCTGAAGGTAAAGCTGCCCACAGAAGGGGTCAGTGATCCCTCTCCAAGTGACCTATTAAATTGTCCTTTCAATCCCCCACTCTTTCTAGAGTGAAATCAAGGACCTCACAGCACAGGCAAACACTGGCAATAAACTTCTGGGGTGCAGACAAGCCAGCAAGTCTCTGACACCAAAATTCCCAAGAAAGATCATAAAGAAGTGGACAGTGCTATTGGATGCAAACTAGAATTCAAACGCATGCTCCAGCATGGATTTCCTTCTCCTACCCAATCCCCTCCTAAGGATATGAAGCCAGTTCTAGGCCTATGCTGCCATACCTACAGCCCATCAAGGGCATAGGGAATGCTTCAATAGTGTTTAGCCAGCTTCAGAAGTGTTTCTCAGGTCTGACACAGGGCAGGCTGAATTATGCTTTAACACATAAAAACACCCCTTAATAATCCCCTTTTTAACGCAAATTGACAGTTatcaaagaaaagcagaaaaggaagagCTGTGGAATACTCTGGCACATCCTCTTCATACCAATGAATTTAGactctgtgtgttttcttttgtgtctaGTCTGCTGCAAGGGCTTGGCAGGAGCCAGAGCCAAGGTGGCCAGTGGGGAGCATTAGCTTGGACCTTCCCACAGAGCTCTTGGCTTGTGCAGAGAAATgtctcttccctctgctcccctcctcccctgcagaCAGACAGCCAAATCCCAAACTTAGTTTCATCACTTTGAAAGTGAAGTAACACAAATGACTTCCACAGACTAACCCAAGAGATAAATGGATGAAAGCACGCTCAGGATCTGATCCCTGTGCTGCATGTGGGCTCGCTAGTCAAACACAACAGAGTACAGGGCTCTTCCTTCTGGGGAGAAATGTGTGTTTAACAGCACTGAAACGGTCACGGCCCTACAGCCTGGAACAGCCAGAAGCTCTCCAAGTTTCCCCAAACTGTTCCCCTCTGCAGCTTAGTGCTGACTTGGAGGAACAAACTAATCTGTGCACTCACTGAGTCCCTGAGCTCTCCCGGGAGGCTGCTGGCAGACTGTGCTGGACACAGAGCAAGACAGAGGTTTCAAACACGGGTGTTTAAGCACTACCAACAGAAAACAACCTTGACACAGCCACCACTCAGTGCTAACACTTCACCATTACTGATAAGCCATCATCCCAAATACATTAAGAAAGGTTTATATAGGAGCAAAGCTGCTATATAAAGCAGGGTCCTGGCAtcacaaatcacaaattttatGCTACAGTTCAATGTCAGTTCTGACTCCTCCAGCTTGTGTTTATGGTCACTGTGTGGCAGTGTCCTTTCTGCAGCCTGAAACCTAACCCACACTCCCACATATCAGAGAGCATCAGCTGGAGGAATGCAGGAAGGCTGGGACTCAGCTCCTCCCTTGGCCTTGGCCTTTGGACCACCAACCTTGAGGAACAGACTGAAGAAGGAGACCTGGCTCCTAAACATCGGCAGGTTTGTGGCTAATGGCAAAGCACCTCCCATTAAGGTCACTTAGCTTCCAATCTGCAGATAAATCCAGTGACCTATCCCtcctgtttttaaaggaaactcCTGTTCCCAGAAGCTATCAGGATGCTAGCAGACAGGATAAACAAAAGAAGAGATATTCTTGTCTGGCCTCAACCAGCAAATTATTGGGGGATTTTGCAAACAACTTTATAAAAAGGCTCAAGTACTTTGATTAGTCAGTTAtactttttgtttatttgtaatgtattcagaaaaaaagggataaaGAGGTTTCCTAGGAAGCAGGGGAGTAGTAAGGTTGCAGAACATGAAACAGATGCACCTAAATGTGAGTCACCAGCATCCTAGGAAATAATCACTCCCTCTATTAACATTTGTTTGAAATTCATGATGAAATCATCCCTATCCAACACCAGAGCCCTTCTGGTGCCCAAATATTTTGCAGTTCTGCCTGTGATTTGGTTCCAGTGATGTTAAATTGAGCCATAGTGGACGATGGGTCTGTGAATACCTCTgttgctttctctctctcctctgagaGGAGGAcagctgttttattttgctAAGATCCTGTTCCAATGGCCAGGGTAGCTGTACTCAACCTCATCAGTGGTGCTGGGGATCcaatcactgtgtctgtgttccAGAGTCAACCCTGACATGCTATTCCACACCTCATCAGTGAATgccccatttttttctgttctgcaaaAATGATCAGATTTTCATTACTTACTGAGttaaatccctgcagagccaggtgaAAGCAAAGTTTCCAAAGAGACATTTTGGCTAACAGCTGCCTGGGGAACACCAATTCCATTTAAAACTTCTCTACCATGCCAAAAATAGCATGCCAAAGACTTTCtccataaaaaaataaattaatcttaCCTTCTTTTGCTCCATAAAATGACTTGGGTAAAGTTGTGCATATTCAGAGCTAGGACATTAACTGTTAAACAACACAGAATAGTCTAATCTTTTATGACCTCtcacacagaaagcagaagaagcCTTAAAGCAAACTCTGCACAGATCAAAAGATTAAGTTACAAGTACATGGGATCCTGGCTGCAATATGGTTTAGACATTATTCACTATTAAACAACTAACTGAAGGGGTTCTGTACCGAATTTTCACCATCTTCTGTCCAGCTGTCCTTGGTTTTCACCCAAAAGGGATGCAGCGAGCTCCATCTACAGGGATTCTGGGCACATGCTACCTCAAACTTTCCAAAAACACACGGAAACTCTTCCTGTTGCTTTATGCTTGAGTGAGAACCTGATAATTACTGTCTGCCAGCAATAGGTCTCACACCAGGCGTGACCTAAAAATGAGGATGAAAGATACACAAAGGAGTTAAAAGAATTTTCCTCAAGTCACTGCTAGGAAGAAGCTGTTGATTTAACACTTTGGTTATCTAAAAGCTTTTAACCTGGACTCTTTAGCCTCAACTTTTGACACTCTGTTCTTCCTGTGAGAGTCATGCCTTGATGTTCATTTTGCTTAGGTTATAATGAACAAGAATTAACTTTCCAGTGTCCAGGGATCTGGAACATCTGAAAAGTTGCATcctgaaacactgaaattgtCAAGTCCCAGTTAACTAAAACACTGCTCTTAAGTCCAAAACTCTTTATCATTAGTGCTTAAAATTACCTCTAAATTGGTGGGGTATTGCCATACAGTGAAGCAGCAACCCCCAAAAAACTCTCCAAACTACCCATCATCCCcacaaatacacaaaaaacTCACTGACTCACCCACCCTTCTATTGGCATAAAGTGGTTACTAACATTTACAGACTCATCTGAATAGAGCAAAAACAAAGTGACTCCACAACTTTCACTTGCAAAAAGTAGCAGGGagcaaaacataaaaatacatcattttCTTGGAAGTGAACTTGCCAGATTTAGAATTTCTGCAGCACAAACTGCACCAAGTCTGCGGTCAGGAACAACAGGAATTCTCCACAGGAGCCTGACTTCCACCTTGCTGTTATTTCCAGTTTTTGACTCTGATTCATAGGCTTGGATTTCTTGGAGGACCATGTGTTTTGGAAAACCTGTCAGAGGCAATTAATTGATGGACTAATGGCAATAGATGAAAAatactgcagcagctgctttaaCAGATGCTTCTTCAGGAACATTTTAATCCTTGTGATATGACaaaattttttacatttttttgcttttacttcAGTAGAACttagaaaaagcaggaaaaaactaGCAAATATTAGAACAGATTCTAAAATACAGCCAGTCTTCGCTCTGCTGTTATGCTCAGTGCTACATTATTACTTTTAAGCCAAGAAAATATAAGAATCACAAGTTTTGGGGTTCTTGACATGAAATACTCCTTGTATATGCCACTAAGAAAAGACAGACTGAGGAAAATCCTGGATTAGATTAACAACCCCTCATCAGGTAAAAACCTCTCCCATCAGAAAGTGAAATACTAGAACATAATTCTTTGGGATGGAGGgcacaaaaattttaaatgggATGTATCCCAAGCAAAcagaaaggggaaggaagaaaatcatCATGGACAGGAAAAGATTCTCTTATGTTCCTAGCTAAGTTGTTCACCTCAAAACAGTGGTACAAGGAGAATTTTGGTATCCACAAGAACATCAAACTAGACAGCCTAAGTCTTGGTGAGCATTAGAAAAGCTCACTGGATTTTAGTATTTCCAGATTAAAGTAACTGTCCAAAACTTATGCCCAAAGAAAATTCTACCAAAgtccacaaaaaaccccctgaaaatgttgtataaaaataaatttatttcttaacaGTGGAAAAAGGGATTTATTCAATATCTACAGCACTCATGGAGAGTCTCTTCCTTAACAGGGAAAGAGAACAAATATCTTTAGGAACCCACCATGAAAACATGTGGATGACAATAAGATCAAACATTATGGGAAGAAATCCCTTAATTAAGTTGAATGTTATAGGTGggctttgaaatattttctattacTATTAACttacagacattaaaaaatacatttattgcTTTATATCCTGTGCCAATGTTCCCCTCTCTTTCAGAGTCTTTTTTGCCGTGCTGAGTTTGAGTGTTTGAAATCTGCATTCCTGATGAACTGTTCTTGGATTCTGCTGGAACCAAGAGTGCATATATCCATTGTAGAAGTCAACTGCTGTAAGCTTCTTCTTTAAAATAACTGTTTTGATTCCAACCCAGccttcctaaaaataaaaacaaacaaaaaaaggcagtaaGCTTCTTCCATATTTAAAGCTATCTTTAGCCCCCATAGGCTCACTTACAGAATACATTTTATTCAATGCCATCAGGCCTACAAGTCAAATTCTTGCTCTGCAACTGTGCAAAGCCTGTTAATGGAAATTAAAAGTTTAAGGTATCAAATAAAACATCTGGTGCTGATCTGAACTAGTACAGAGACTAACAATAGACAATTAAGACAAAAGTCAGGCACCACACAAATACTAAAAACCTCATCTTTAGTGCAGTGAAGATAAAACAAATGGGAAAAGCCTACCTTGCAGCGAGCTATCAATGTTTGGGACATTTTATGGAACAGCACTGAACCAGGAACAACTCCACAGTCATTTAGTATTTGATCTACAAGCAAAGAAAGATCATCCTACATTTTTATGccaacaaatacaaaaaatgtTTGAATCACTTGTGTTCCTTTGAAGCATGATAACCATCTTGAGTCActattttgctgaaaaatattttattgtcttctgtgttttattatAACCAAATGAACAGAAACAATCAGAACAGTCATTCTCTGGCACTGCTCCATATCTGATCTGTGAACACTCACTAAGCCCTGCTCAGTCACACACCTTGGCGCACATGGCACTCAGACTCCTCAAGAAAATggtttacaaaaataataatttaagaGTAAATACCAGAAAAAACAGGGATATTATCCACTTCCACAAAATCCAGGAGTTTAATGGTAGTACCCTTCCAGAGTGTCTGCAGAGGAAACTGGAAACAGAAACAGATGACACAATGagaatattttcacatttccaaGCAATTTTTCCCTTGGGCAAAATACCTGTGCTAATAACATGAAGGGAAAATTTAGCTCTATGTCTAGATAGGAGATTTTTCTTATCAGACTTAGTTTTCCTTACCCTTCCTCAACTGAAACCATTAGCCTTAAGCAGAAATGAGTTAAGCAATTAGCTACAACAGCTCTTCACAGTGGCTGTTTGCACTGCTTACTGCCATGCAGAGATTTCACTGCAGCACTCCAAACCTTCTCAAACACATCAGGGAAAATCACAGAACTAAGGAAACAATATAAAATTTTTGAGCTGATTTCACAGTTGGGATCAAGTCCACAAAAATTCTGCACATTAATTCAACCTCTAATGATAAACTACCAGGATTTTAGAACACATGCAAGATTACAGAGGCTAAAATAACTAAAATTGAGGTTTTGTGATTAGTTAAAATATCTACACCAAACTTAGCCATGCTATAGGACAGAAAAGGGTTCCAAAAAATCCAGTCTCACCATACTTCCTATTGCACGATGCAGCTGAATTATCTGTGCAGCTGTTTGTTCTTCCCATTTTATACAACTCTTTGCTGTAGAGATTTTAGGAGCtaggggaaaagagaaattagaagacttcttattttgctttgcatCTTTTAGTAAACAGCTGTACTACTTCATCCCATTTTAAACCTCAGTTTTTCCTGACCAATAGTGGCTGTACCATCCAGCCAAGGTAGCTCAGACAAAAACTGGAGAAAAGATCTTGTAAACACCTCagtttggattattttttttctcagttgttCTCTTTATTTACCCATTGCACTGCAAACTCATGTCATGCTTAAAAGCACAGCTGTAACTCTTCTGTGTGCATTATAACGATGAAGAATAACAAACTCAGATTTTGTGACGTCAATAGTGATTTTTATATTGTACaagtaactggaaaaaaattattgtagtAAGTTTGAAGAATTCTGAagcatttttctcctgtatGACTTTCTTAAGCCAAAGAAGTTAGTGAAGAGAGCATATTGAGaaatgaaactaaaaaaaaatacaacccaGGATGGCAGAAAACTTTAGTTTTCCAGCTCATAAAGGTAAAAATGAACAAGCCACATTAAAAACAATGTGTACCTACCAAATGTTACTCCTTCTTTTGGctgctcttttttatttcttaaactTTCAGGCAAGTTCTTCAAAACTTCTAACAGCtgcaaaattacattttgtaaGAATATTAGTCAAGCTAAGTTTAAGCAATAACAAACAAAGTAAAACTTAATTCTTCAACTGTGAAACTGTCCTGTGAGCTTTTAGAAAATTGGCTCAGTTTACTCAGAGGGTATGTATCCCACACTCAGTAGACATCTTTCCCACTGAATcacaattaaaaaatgcaagggtttttttacagatgATCTCTTCTCTGACATTAATCCCAGAACAGGACAAAAGCTgtctatttaaataaaaaggcagatactcatttaaatgaaagaaCCTGCACTGTTTCCACAGGACAGCATTTGGGTTCTTCACTGAATGGAAACACAACAGCAACACACAGGGCTGACACTGATGCCTGATCACAGACCACTGAGCTCTCCTCTCAGCAAGGCAAAATACTCACAAAACACCAATTTTCACATCATCCTCCTCCTAAACTTGAAGCCAGCTCAGAACAAGATTAGTAAGATTTCTGTTTGCACATGCTAAAAGCAAAATACCAGTGAAAAGGGACACAGCTGGCAGGACTTTACCATGTTTGCACCCATCTTTGCTAAcatcccttccagctcctgtGCCGTACAGCGGGGAGGAACAGCAATCTCTTCTTGCTTAATAATTGGACCTACATCAAACCTGCAAGGCAGAAAACACACAACCTTACTGGAGAAGCCAAGCTTAATTAGCACTTCAAAAATCTGCATTCAATACATTAGCTCAGTTACTAATTACCCTTTTTTATCCCCTCTACAAGTATTTTTCAGATGTCATTTCACATTATCAAATGTTTGGTTCACAAGACAACACAAGGAGAGAATACCAGACCTCTCTCTTGGCAGCAAGATTCTCCTCAGCAAGCTGAGCCTGATATGAACACACAATTTACAGTCCAGAACATCAGATCTCAGAAGAAACAACTTCAAATACTCAGAGGAAATTTGTTTCACACTTTCCTGAGATCTAGTATTAGACAAGCATCTAAGAAAGAAAAGGTAACTGGAATAATGTATTTTCACATGAGTTTTAAGCCAGAGTTTGGGGTGAAACTACAACATATAATCTCTCTGATGCCTAGACAGGCAATTTCTTGTCTTTTGTCCACTTACAGGACGTTACAGGTGACCCTGAAGTCTGAAAACCAGACTTCTCTGTCCTGTCATACCAAGCCTATTGATAAAACTGTGTGACTGTTCTCTCTCTGTTCCCTGTGACAATGTTATGAATTAGCTAACAGGCCTGGAGTGCAAATTACACACTTACTAAAATACTGTAATTGTGGAAAATCTCATATAGTTAGATGAACATTTTTAAGTGTTTCaaactttaaaattaatcacacacatttaaaaaaatgcgGTTATGCACGATGACTTAAATGACGACTTCAGCAGTGATTACTTGAAGTCCTGAGAGGCAACAGCAACAGTGACTCATCTGCAAAGCACACCAAACTTACCTTTTTGGTCTTATTTCCATAATTGTCACCCCAGTCACCTTATCACCATGAAGCACTGTGTGGACTATAGGTGCAGGACCACGCCATCGTGGGAGACAGCTGGGATGGACATTCAGCACGCCACTGGAGTGAAATATTCACAAGTTAGAACAGCAATGGTACCTGAAACATACGTAAATGGAGTGCAACATATATTACAGTGAAACTAGGATCTGCTCATCCCTCCTCATGTGTTACTGGCTTAAATATGCACTCGAAGGAAAATTCACACTATATAAACGTCAGTTTCTCAgtgaacacagaaaaaaaatgaggaataaAGGTAACATATTCTGCTGAATATTTGCATAAATTTATACCCATGTGTCAAAGAACACTGAATTTCACAATGACAGCAATAGGGCTCAGGGTAAGCATATGAACCCAGGGAAGCTGACTTCACCTACTTCAGGTCACAGATGCTGCCTCAAAACAAGAGTGCAGCTTTGCTACCAAAGCAGTGACAGATGTCCTATCCACACACTTACTATGGGAACTGCAGAATGAGGTCCTCGCTTAGAAGACGTCCGAAAGATGCCACCACACCCACATCAAACTGCCCCACGGGTCCCGTGTGCGGCCACTCGtgcacaggcagctggagctccctggcacagctcctcacGGGCAGCTCCCCGGGCGGGCGGGACGGCAGGGTCACCACCTCCAGCCGCGACACGAGCGAGTCCTCGCTGCGCTCACTGGGGTGGACAAGGTGTTGAAGGCGTCGTGCAGGCAGACTGAGGCGAGGGCTGGGTCACCTCCACCCCTCGCTGTGCCCCCGTGCCAATCTCTGTGATCCCTGGTCCCTGTCCCACGCTCaggctccttcctcctcccttctctgTCATTCTGCCTGCCCAACCTCCGGTCCCTACCACGCCACTCCACCTCACCCCTCAATAAGCACTGAGCCTCATCCTGAGCCCTCATCTCCCATCCCTCGCTGCCCAGCCCTCTCTCACCCTCCACAGCCCCTGCCGCGTCTCGTCAAGCTCCGCGCCCCTCACGTTCCCGTCCCCCTCAGGCTCCTCCCTCAAGTTCCTGTCTcccgtgtcccctctgcccctctctccGGGCCCCGTCTCCCCTCAGCCCCGTCTCCCCCGTGCCCGGGCGGTACCCGGCGGCCCGCAGGGCTCGCAGGGCGGTCACGGCGAAGCGGTCGGTGCCGAAGAAGAGGACGCGCCATGGCGGCCCGGCCGCCCTCACGCCCTGGCGCCAGGCGCGCAGCACCCGGGCCCGCATCGCGGGGCTCCCCGCGCGCCGCGATGACGCAGCGGCACCGCCtcgcgccggggccgcccctcAGGGCTGAG from Prinia subflava isolate CZ2003 ecotype Zambia chromosome 15, Cam_Psub_1.2, whole genome shotgun sequence includes:
- the MTFMT gene encoding methionyl-tRNA formyltransferase, mitochondrial, with protein sequence MRARVLRAWRQGVRAAGPPWRVLFFGTDRFAVTALRALRAAGERSEDSLVSRLEVVTLPSRPPGELPVRSCARELQLPVHEWPHTGPVGQFDVGVVASFGRLLSEDLILQFPYGVLNVHPSCLPRWRGPAPIVHTVLHGDKVTGVTIMEIRPKRFDVGPIIKQEEIAVPPRCTAQELEGMLAKMGANMLLEVLKNLPESLRNKKEQPKEGVTFAPKISTAKSCIKWEEQTAAQIIQLHRAIGSMFPLQTLWKGTTIKLLDFVEVDNIPVFSDQILNDCGVVPGSVLFHKMSQTLIARCKEGWVGIKTVILKKKLTAVDFYNGYMHSWFQQNPRTVHQECRFQTLKLSTAKKTLKERGTLAQDIKQ